The stretch of DNA CTAAGTGACATGATGGATATGCATAGAAATAAGAAGGACTGCCCTATTCACACTGGCGATTTATACCACCACAAGACGCAGGAAATGAGAACTGCTGCTGAAGCGTCTGAGAAACATTCGCCAAGTTCCAGAGATGTTATGGGTACTTCTCATGTTGATGTTGTGCAATCTTGTCCAAGTGAAATGTACAAAGTTGCTGTCCCTGTCCGTACAATTCTTCCCAACCCCAAGAAATCTCTACTGCCGTCTGATAAACCCTTCtcctgtgatgtctgtggtaaaaaATTTGCACGATTCAATATTTTGCAGAATCACAAAAAACTACATTCAGTACATAATCCCACTGTTGGTGCCTTGCAACCTAGTGAAAAGCCATTTTTCTATGACATCAGCAATAACTTTGGTGCCCCAACCCATCATCACACTCACGCACCACACACTGCACATGCTCCATTTGTTCCATCTTGGGACCTTGTCGAAATGCACAAGTTAGCTTATGAACGTATGCAGGCAGCAAATGCATCAACCTCTGAAACGCTCTCTGGCTCTGAATCTAAGTACCCTCCACTTGCAGAACTGTATCCCACACTACCATCATCTACTCAGTCTAACTCTCGTGGTGAACGCTCACATGATTTCTTAACATTCCGTGACAATATGGGGACCTCACATGAGACTGTCGCTTCTCCAAGTTCAACCCCAATCATTACTCCTTATCCAACAGATTCGCCTTCAAATAATCATTTCAACTGTGTGCCTTCTTCTGCCTCTGAAAAATCCTTTGTCTGTGACATCTGCAAAAAGTGCTTTGCTCGACGTGATACACTGCAATGTCATAGAAGAATTCATGATAATGAGAAACCATTTGGTTGTGAGACTTGTGGCAAGAAGTTTTCTCGTCGGGACAAACTCCAGTCTCACCTCCGTGTGCATTCAGGAGAGAGGCCATTTCCCTGCAATATCTGCGGGAAAGCATTTGCTCAGTCAGACAAGCTCAAGTgccatattcgcacacacacaggGGAGAAACCTCATCCATGTGACCTGTGCCCTAAAAGATTTGCAAGGAGGGATACCCTCCAGTGTCATAGGCGGACACATACCGGTGAGAAACCGTTCATGTGTGACACATGCGAAAAGCGATTTTCACGTCGGGATAAACTGACATGTCACAGGCGCGTGCACACAGGCGAGAAGCCATTTGGATGTGAAGTCTGTGGCAAACAGTTTGCTCGTTCTGATAAGTTGCACCGACACAAACGTACTCATGACCCAACAAAAATCAAATCCTTACTTTCAATTCCAACTTCTGATGGTAACAACAGCAGCCAAACCGAAAACCTATCTCCATTGAACAAAACTCTTTACTCTCATCAAGCACTTGCCTCTGTACTCCCTACAGCTAAAGATTACTCATCTATGAGTACCAACATTTGGCAATCACtctttatttgataaaatgtcttgctcatcATCCTGTTCCAGTGTCCTGTGCTCTTctttctccactctctctctctagctttctgcctgtctgtctctccagTTCTCTGTTATCTACTTTAACTTTGGTATTAAATACTGCAACATTCCCATCTCAGTCCAACACTGCAGGGACaagggcacatacacacatatggtaaTACATATCCTGCTCATCATCCTGTTTCAGTTTTATAATCTGTCTTGTGCAAAAATCTTGCATAATGAAGCCTTCATTTGCTGAAGAATCTTTCAAGTGTATAAACATCAGGATCTAAGCAGCAGAATAAACCAAGGAAGCATGTTAATAATACAGTTTTTATCTTGAAGTGCAAcagtaaaaaaatgtttctttataaCTGGAACCCTACCCTGTCCTTTCAAATGTTTAGCATGGCATCTGTTTACAGAtactatgagttcaaattttgccaagatcatctttgtttcatttgtctagagttaataaaataaggaataGTGAAGTATAGAAGTCTTTTCTAAACCCACAGCAACcagatttttttctgttatgcTTATAATATAAACTGTTATTATAGCTGGAACTGATATCAGTTAAATTGCAGGTTttagttatgttctgagtttgaatactGTGAacatcaacttttcttttcatctttctggtggtgggggtcaaaaaatggagtgccagttaagtgttggagtcaatataattggcTGTACCTTAACTCTTCATTATCTGTGGCATTGCATCAGTCTAAGAAACCTTTATGGCAGTTGGAATCAATTAGCAGcagaataaaatggaaattttgtttgatttacaaggggtgttcattaaagatttcccccaacccacttcccaaggactgggataaacaaAACTTAGCATAATTATTAGTTCTTCTCTACATaaccaccaccaatggtgacactCTTCTCTCattgctttatgcagctgtgaaaacCTTGtctgtagaagtcggtaggttgcATCTGGAGCCAAGACATTGCCTTGGAAATAAATTCATCATTATCCGAAGAGTGCTTtcccttcaaaaaagacttcatggttggaaagaagtggaagtcaggtggtagttatatatatttaaatctctaTCTACAATCTATAACTCGTAGAGCTATAGGTGCACAACAGTATAGTATTTCAATATGTTTCAGGTCACCTGGTTTTGCCTGTTGGTTCCCCAAACAGTTCTGTAAACTGGGTGGTGTTCTTTTTTTTGTCACCAACCATCTGATCATGAGACACCTCATATTCAATTACAGGGTGTTTGTACCATGTAGAACTTAATCTGACCATATTTTCAAATCTGTAAACTTTTAAAATTCTGCCATTTCATACTACTAGCATTGTGTATCTATTTTCCACTGACGTTTTCACATCTAAAATCTGTAGGAGCTTCTATGCTGTTGCTCAAATTTCTCC from Octopus bimaculoides isolate UCB-OBI-ISO-001 chromosome 14, ASM119413v2, whole genome shotgun sequence encodes:
- the LOC106874464 gene encoding zinc finger protein 235, with translation MMDMHRNKKDCPIHTGDLYHHKTQEMRTAAEASEKHSPSSRDVMGTSHVDVVQSCPSEMYKVAVPVRTILPNPKKSLLPSDKPFSCDVCGKKFARFNILQNHKKLHSVHNPTVGALQPSEKPFFYDISNNFGAPTHHHTHAPHTAHAPFVPSWDLVEMHKLAYERMQAANASTSETLSGSESKYPPLAELYPTLPSSTQSNSRGERSHDFLTFRDNMGTSHETVASPSSTPIITPYPTDSPSNNHFNCVPSSASEKSFVCDICKKCFARRDTLQCHRRIHDNEKPFGCETCGKKFSRRDKLQSHLRVHSGERPFPCNICGKAFAQSDKLKCHIRTHTGEKPHPCDLCPKRFARRDTLQCHRRTHTGEKPFMCDTCEKRFSRRDKLTCHRRVHTGEKPFGCEVCGKQFARSDKLHRHKRTHDPTKIKSLLSIPTSDGNNSSQTENLSPLNKTLYSHQALASVLPTAKDYSSMSTNIWQSLFI